The Caldanaerovirga acetigignens genome includes a region encoding these proteins:
- the floA gene encoding flotillin-like protein FloA (flotillin-like protein involved in membrane lipid rafts), giving the protein MFLLIFLGLIFIFFAVIFSFIPLGLWISALAAGVKIGIFTLVGMRLRRVPPDKIVKPLIKAIKAGQDVEINKLEAHYLAGGNVDRVIDALIAAQRANIPLGFERAAAIDLAGRDVLHAVQMSVNPKVIETPVVAAVAKDGIEVKVKARVTVRANIDRLVGGAGEETIIARVGEGIVTTVGSSNSHKEVLENPDLISRTVLNKGLDAGTAFEILSIDIADVDVGRNIGARLQIDQAEADKRIAQAKAEERRAMAVAREQEMKAMVQEMRAKVVEAEAEVPKALAEALRSGKIGVMDYYNMKNIIADTVMRESFSKLGQEKQQEEKE; this is encoded by the coding sequence ATATTTTTATTGATATTCCTCGGTTTAATTTTTATCTTTTTTGCGGTGATTTTCAGCTTCATACCATTAGGCCTTTGGATTTCGGCACTTGCGGCAGGGGTTAAAATAGGGATTTTCACCCTTGTGGGGATGAGACTTAGGCGCGTGCCGCCGGATAAAATAGTTAAGCCGTTAATTAAGGCCATCAAAGCCGGACAAGATGTAGAAATAAACAAGCTGGAAGCCCATTACCTGGCAGGAGGAAATGTGGACAGGGTAATAGATGCCTTAATAGCGGCCCAAAGGGCAAATATCCCTCTGGGGTTTGAGCGAGCCGCAGCAATCGACCTGGCGGGACGGGATGTGCTGCACGCAGTTCAGATGAGCGTTAATCCAAAGGTCATCGAAACTCCCGTGGTAGCCGCGGTAGCCAAGGATGGGATTGAGGTAAAGGTAAAGGCCCGCGTCACAGTGAGGGCCAATATTGATCGGCTTGTGGGCGGTGCCGGTGAGGAAACGATAATTGCCCGCGTAGGAGAGGGTATCGTCACTACCGTCGGTTCGTCCAACAGCCACAAAGAAGTGTTGGAGAATCCGGATTTAATTTCGAGAACTGTGTTGAACAAAGGACTTGACGCCGGAACTGCTTTTGAAATTCTTTCTATTGATATAGCCGATGTAGACGTGGGAAGGAATATAGGAGCTCGGCTCCAGATCGACCAGGCCGAAGCCGATAAGAGGATTGCCCAGGCAAAGGCCGAGGAGAGAAGAGCTATGGCTGTTGCCAGAGAACAAGAGATGAAGGCGATGGTTCAGGAAATGAGGGCAAAAGTTGTGGAAGCCGAAGCAGAAGTTCCAAAGGCCTTGGCCGAAGCTTTGCGCAGTGGGAAAATAGGAGTAATGGATTACTATAATATGAAGAATATAATAGCCGATACAGTTATGAGGGAATCCTTCTCAAAACTGGGTCAAGAAAAACAGCAGGAGGAGAAAGAATAA